A region of the Chryseobacterium gotjawalense genome:
ACCAGCCTAAAAAACTTTCAGAAAATCAGATCATCACCCTTCAAAAAATGGGAGAAGCGGTAACAAAACTTTTAATTAACAAGAAAAAGAATGTTCAGGCCGATTACTTTCAACAGATTTTTCACATTACCAATAATTTAGTTTGTGTACTTGATTCGGATTTTAAACTGAAAGACCCGAATCCTGCTTTTGAAGAAGCTTTCAATCAAAAAAAAGAAAGTACGCTCCGTCAATCTTTGGTAAATATTTTAGGACATCACAATACCGAACTCAAAGCCCTGGCGGGAACTTTTCCCAGAAAAGATGAAGTATTATGCACGACCTCCACTGTTACTGATCTGCAAAACACGATAACCGTGGAATGGTCCTTCAAACAAAATGATTCTGATATTTTTTGTTTTGGACGAAACATCACCTCTCAGATCGAACAGAATCTGAAACGCGAAAACTCTGAAAAAAGGTTTAGAAATTTTTTCCAAAATGCGATCGGACTCATGAGCATGCACGATTTGCAGGGGAACATATTGGATGTTAACCAAAAAGGGCGCGAATTGCTTAATTATTCCGAAAAAGAGATCAAAGGGTTGAATTTAAAGGATCTCGTTCCGCAGGCAAACTGGCCATCACTCAATGATTATCTCACCAGAATTGCGGCGAATAAGGAAGACTTAGGAAATATGCTTTTGCAGAAGAAAAACGGCGAGGAAGTGATCTGGATGTACCACAATACACTGGAAACCGATGAAGAGGGCAACCCTTATATAATGAGCACCGCCCTGAATGTCACTGAAAAAATGACTTTAGAAAAAGATTTAATTTATGCCAATAAAATACTTGAGCAGACCGGTGATGTTGCGCAAGTAGGAGGATGGGAAGTAAATCTGCGAAAAAACACCGTTTACTGGTCGCAATCCGTAAAGGAGATTCATAAAGTTCAACCGGATTTCGTACCCACTTTGGATAATGCCGTAGAATTCTATACGGGAGAAAATAATAAAAAACTTAATTTTTTACTGCAAGAGGCGATACAAAAAGGAATTTCCTACGATGACGAACTTCAGCTTTTACGCACAGACGGTGTGCTGATCTGGGTAAGAGTAAAAGGAGTACCTGAGTTCGACAATGGCGTCTGCACCAAAGTTTTTGGGATTATTCAGGATATTGATGCGTCTAAGAAAACTTTTCTTGAACTGGCCGAAAAAGAAGCAATGCTGCAGTCTTTTATAAAATACACTCCCGCTTCCGTCGCCATGTTTGACCGTAAACTCAATTATCTCGCGGTAAGTAAATCGTGGGAAAAAGAGTTTTACATGGATGATTTAGAAATCATCGGAAAGCATATTTATACCATATCACCTCATATCCCCGAAGAAAGATCCAAAATATATTTAGATGCCTTAATAGGCAAAACCTATAAAAATGAAAACTTACAGATTAAACTTGCTGGTCATGACGAACCGCAAAATTATGATATTGAAGTAAGTCCTTGGTATCTTTCAGAAGACAACATAGGGGGCATCGTTGTTTCAGCCAAGAATATCACGGATTATATAAAAGTAAACAAAAATCTTAAAAAGGCGAAAAAAATGGCAGATATTGCCAGCAGAGCCAAATCTGAGTTTTTATCCAATATGAGTCATGAAATCCGAACACCGCTCAATGGAGTTATTGGATTTTCAGATCTTTTATTAAAAACTCCGCTCAATCAAATGCAAACGCAGTACCTCAACTATATTAATGAGTCGGGTGAAAGTCTGCTCAATATCATCAATGACATCCTTGATTTTTCGAAAATAGAATCGGGAAAAATGGAACTGTTGGAAGATAAATCCAATATTTATAATATGGTAAGTCAGGTGATGAATGTCATCCTTTACCAGTCCCAGAGAAAAGATATTGAATTGCTTCTGAATATAGAACAGGGATTGCCAAAAACGCTGTGGCTGGATGAATCCCGAATTAAACAGGTCTTGATTAACCTTCTCGGCAATGCAGTTAAATTTACAGACTCTGGAGAAATCGAACTGAAAGTGGAGAAGCTGAAGATCGGAAACGAAAACATCACTTTACGATTCGCTGTGAGGGACACCGGAATAGGTATTCCTTCTGAAAAACAATACCGTATTTTTGATGCTTTTACGCAGGAAGACAGTTCCGTAAGTAAAAAATATGGCGGTACAGGTTTAGGACTTACCATTTCTAACAATATTTTAAAATATATGGACAGTCATCTATCGCTTTCCAGTGAACTACAAAAAGGTTCTATATTTTATTTCGACCTTACCGTTCCTTATGAAACTGAAAGCTTTGATGAAGAAGAGGATTTGAATATAGATCATATACTGATTGTAGATGATAATGAAAACAACCGTATCATTCTGCAACATATGCTGGCCTACAAAAACATCCGTTCAACATTAGCTGCCAATGGCATGGAAGCACTTCATATCTTAATGACAGGAGAGCGTTTTGATGTCATTTTAATGGATTACCATATGCCGCTAATTTCCGGTTTGGAAACGATAGAAAAAATAAAAGAGTTATTCAATAAGAAGGATGAGCTTTCCCCACTGATTGTTTTACATACCTCCTCAGAAGAACACGAAGTCATAAATTCTTTCCGCCAGGATGAAAAATCTTTCTGTCTGTTAAAACCTATTAAATCTGAAGAACTTTACACTACGCTGAGACGCGCCGTAAAAAATAAATTTAAGCAGACTGAAGAACTCAATAATTCCCGCGAAAATAAGCAGTCTCTATTTCCAGATGCGTTGAATGTTCTTTTGGTTGATGACAATCCGGTGAATATGGTTTTGAACAATAAGATGATGCAGTCACTTATTCCGCAAGCCCATTTAACTGAAATGGTCGATGGTCTGCAAGCACTGAATGCCTGCAAAAACAACACCTTCGATCTTATCCTTATGGATGTTCAAATGCCGGTTATGGACGGAATAGAGGCAACAAAACAAATCCGTTTATTACCTCAATACAAAGAAGTTTCTATAATTGGCATTACGGCAGGAAATATTTTGGGTGAAAAAGAAAAATGCCTCGCCGCCGGAATGACTGATTTCTTACCTAAACCTTTAAGACAAGCTGACCTTTTAGAAAAACTAGTTCAACATGTTGCGCTTCATGAAAATGAACAACCCAACAAAATCGTAGAACACGATCAACATCTCGATCTCCATCTGCTGAATGAACAAGTGGGCGAAGATGAGAAGTTCCGAATAATGTTCTTACATTTGGTCCTGCAGGAACTTACCCTTTCTCAGGAAAAATTAAAAAATGCAATAAGAGAAAACGATATTAATGATCTTAAAAAAACATTACACAAACTGAAAGGAACCGCCGGAACCGCAGGTCTTTTTAAACTTGCGGAGATTTCTGCAAACTGGGAAAATAAAATAGAAAAACCGTCAGATTATGACTCCCTGGAGAAAGAGATAAAAATAGAAATAGCAATTGGGCTAGATTTAATGAAAGGACTGCTAAATTAAAAAATAAAAATATGTTAATTTTAATCGCCGAAGACGACGAATTGATTTTAAAAACAATAGAACATAAATTACTCAAAGAAGGATATGAAGTTATTTTAAGCCGAAATGGCAGAGAAGCCATTGACAATATACAAAACAAAAACGTAGACCTTATCATTACAGATATTATGATGCCTTTTGCCTCAGGAATAGAAATCCTTTCCGCCATTAAATCAACAGGAAAGAAAACACCGGTCATCATGCTTTCGAGTATGGGCCAGGAAGAAGTGGTTCTTAATGCTTTTGATTTAGGCGCCTCCGATTTCATCGTGAAACCTTTCAGTCCCAATGAATTGATGTTAAGGATCAAAAGATTGATTTCAAAATAGAAGTACTATGCTGTTTTTAGACATTTCACTGCATTTTCTTTTCGACACCTTTCTGGGAATACTGTTAATCGTTTTCCTGTTAATTTTGGGGGTACTGTACTACAGTTTTTATCTCTTCAAAAAACTCATTGATCTTATAAACTGGTCACAGGAAATAGATTACAAAGTTACACAGGTAATCGTTCATGGTAGTGATGAACTTGAAAAAACAGACGCTGACCGTTTCAGTCAGTTTTCTAATAACTCCTCTTTCCGCGATTTATTTCTAGAAAAACTGGTCGATTCAGAAAAGAAATTTTCGGGGGCAGCACAAAATGAAATCAATAAACTTTTTCAGGATTATAACCTCGAAAAAGAGGCCTTTGAAAAATTAGATCAAAAAAAACCTTACCTTATTGCGGGCGGCATACAGGAACTTACTTCCATGCGGGTAGAAACAGCAGTCCCAAAAATAAATTCTCTTTTAACACATTCTTCATCTCTTGTTTACCAGGAAGCGCAATACGCAATGGTTAGTTTTAAAGGTTTCGACGGCCTGCAGTTTTTGGATACCGCTTCTAATATGATTTCAGAATGGCAACAATTGCGTTTGCTCCTTTCAGTTTCTCATATTCCTGAAAACGGTGATGACTCCTTTAAGAACTGGCTACGAAGTGAAAATAATTCCGTAATTATTTTTACACTTCGGTTAGCGAGAAAGTTCCAGATGTTATCATTTTATTCTGAAATTTTAAATTTACTGGACCATTCTTCAGAACAAGTAAGAATACAGGCGGTACAAACCTTGCAGTCCCTGGAAAACCCTTCTACCGTGAATGATCTTACCGCATCTTATACAAACCAAACTCCCGATGTGCAGGTTGAAATCATTAAGGTTTTAAAAATTGCAAAAGACCAGCGCGCTGTAGTTTTTTTAAAAAAACAGCTGATTGACCACCCTTTTCCGAAGTTAAAAATCTTCGCAGCTGAAGCTCTTTTCTCGCTCGGCCATGAAACTTTTTTAATGAGCTTGGCAGAAAACGAATCTTCTCCGGAACAACTCATCCAAATTATTAAACATTCCATGCAGGAAAAGGTATGCTAGTATTTTCTCAAATCATTTATGAGCTTATAATCTGGCTGTTCCTGTTGTATGGAACAGCGGTGTTTCTTGTATACGGATGGATCGGAATTTACGCGCTAGGTGCTGTTATCCGTTATAAAAAAAAGAATGCTTTCACCGATTACAGCATGATTGCAGCTAATCCAAATGCCCCGACTTTCAGCGTTATAGCTCCCGCTTATAATGAAAGTATGACCATCGTAGAAAATGTAAGATCTCTGTTGTCTCTTTATTATCACAATCTGGAAATCATCATCATAAATGATGGAAGCAAAGACGATTCGATATTAAAGCTGATTGAGGCTTATGAACTTGAAGCGGTTTCTTTTTTTGTACAGGGCGAAATAGAAACCAACAAGATCCGCGAAGTTTATAAAAGTAAAAATCCCGCCTTCAAAAAATTAATTATCGTAGACAAAGATAACGGCGGTAAAGCAGATGCACTAAATGTTGGAGTTAATATATCTTCCGGTGACTATCTTGTCTGTATCGATGTAGACTGTATTCTGGAACAGGATGCGATCTTGAAATTAGCAAAACCCTTTCTGGAACAAACTGATAAAAAGCTTATTGCCTGTGGCGGAGTTATCCGTCTGGCCAATAACTGTAAAATTGAAAATGGCAAAGTCACCGATGTTAATATTCCTAAAACACTGCTAGGAAGAACCCAAGCTTTAGAATACATCAGAGCTTTTGTATTGGGGAGAATGGCTTGGTCACGCGCTTCAGGATTAATTTTAATTTCGGGGGCTTTTGGAGTTTTTGACAGAAAAATAGTTCTCGCTTGCGGTGGTTACGACCGAAACACCGTTGGCGAAGATATGGAGCTGGTAGTCCGTATGCGAAAGTATATGGAAGAAAAGAAAGAACCCTACGAAGTCATCACCATTCCCGATCCTTTGTGCTGGACCGAAGCACCGGAAACAAAGGCTATTCTTAAAAAGCAGCGAAACAGATGGATGCGCGGAACCATGGAAACCCTGTGGAAACACCGTAAATTAATGTTTAATCCAAAATACGGAAAACTGGGAATGATCAGTCTTCCATACTGGTTCTTTTTTGAATTGCTGGGTCCACTTATAGAATTTTTAGGTTACGTTATTTTTATCCTATTTTTGATCTTAGGAATTATCAACTGGCCTTTCTTTATTATTTTATTCGCCTTGGTCATATCATCAGGATTTCTTTTTTCAATCTACGGTATTTTGGTAGATCTTTTATGTCATCAGGTTTACGCCAAAAGGAAAGATTTCCTGACCTTAATCGGCGTCGCCATTTCAGAGCCTTTCTATTTTCATCCTCTTGTGGTAAAAGCGGGAGTGAGTGGGTTTATCGATTATTTTAAAAAATCCCATGCCTGGGGCGAAATGACCAGACAGGGCTTTAATCAGAACCATTCTGGTTTACCGTTCAAAAAGCGGATTTGGGCAATGCTGCAACGTGGACTTCATCAGTGGGCCATATTTGCAGGTGTCTTTTTATTATTGTTTTCATTGGGAACCTTTGCAGAATGGGTTTGGTACCGGCATACTTTTCAAACGCTGAACAGTTCAGTCCTTGGTGAGAATCTTTTACTAAACAATCTGATATTTGTATTAAAATTGATATTGGGTTCTGGTCTCATTTATTTAATTTTAAATTTCCTGAACGAAAGCTGGGCGAAAACTTTAATCATCATCTCATTCACCTTCGTCGTCGTAAGCCAATACCTGTTATTCATATATTTTTCAGAATCGCATAATTTATTGGGTGCTGATATTCTTTATTACAGTGAAGCGGAAATGAAACAGATTTTAGAGGCAAGTGGAATGCTTAATTTTAAAAATTTTGCCTTAATAGGAATTTTAATTGCAATCTCCTTTATTCCTTTTTGGTTCGCTTCTAAATCCTCTTTTAAGCCCAAATATGTTGCCGCAGTATTTTTAGGTCTCGGAGCAATCAGTTTTTCCTTCCCTAATGATATGATGCAGTCAGATCATTCAAACGGTTTAAATGAATTTGATCAGAACGCCGCGAAAAGCAAATGGGCTTATTTTTTAAATTCTAACATCGATAACTTCATTAGTGAACATCCGGAATTAACTGCTTTTGGTGGTGATTCAAATAATTTTGAAATAAATTCGGAGATGCTCGACCAATCGTTCCCATTTTGGCGGAAAGAAAATACCCCGGACTTTTTAGGCTCGTATCTGAACAAATCTGATAAAGTACCGAATCTCGTTTTCGTCCTCGTCGAAGGTTTAGGGCATGCCTACAGTTCGCCAAACGGCTATGTCGGAAACTTCACTCCTTTCATCGATTCGCTGGCAGGCAAAAGCCTTTATTGGGAAAATAATTTAAGTTCCTCCGGACGAACATTTGCGGTTCTACCCACGATTACAGGTTCTTTACCTTTCGGAAAAAACGGATTTTTGGAAATAGAAAAAACTCCCGACCATTTTAATCTGTACACTGTTTTAAAATCAAACGGATTTGAAACAGGATTTTTCTACGGCGGCAACAGTGCTTTTGACCGTATAAAAGAATTTTTGGAATACAGCAAAGTAGATCATATAGTAGATGAGTTTTCGTATGATACACCGTATCAAAAATTGCCGTCAAGCGTGGGCGGCGAAAGTTGGGGTTATGAGGACCAGGCTGTTTTCGGAAAAATGCTGCAGGTTCAGAAACCAATGCCAAAACCGTATTTCGATATTATTCTTACTTTATCAACGCATAATCCGTTTTTAATTAATAATGCTCCTTATTACGAGAAGTTGTTTACGCAGCGGGTGAATTCAAATCAGTTGTCAAACAAACAGAAAAAATGGGCGCTGGATAACAGAAAGCAATTGGTTTCAGTATTAAATCTGGATGATGCCTTAAATAATTTTTTCAGAAGTTACCGCAAACGCGATGATTTTAAAAATACCATCTTTGTGATCACCGGTGACCACAGTATGCCGGAAATTACGCTGGAGTCGAAAATAGACCGGTACCATGTTCCTTTGTTGGTGTATTCGCCTCTTCTAAAGGAATCGAAACATTTTAAAAATACCGTAAGTCATTTTGATGTGGCGCCTTCAATTCTGGCTTATTATAGAGACAATTATACTATTTCAACTCCGTCTACCGTCACCTGGATGGGCAGAGGTCTTTCAGAAAAACCAAGAACTGACCAACTAAGAATTCCATTAATGCAGAGTAAAAATCAACTGATTGACTACGTTTACGGGAAATATCACCTGCAAAACAACCAGCTTTTACTTTTAAATAATCTGCAGGAAGATGGTGTAAATAATGAAACAGCTTTTAACAAAGCCACCGAGAGTTTCAAAGAGTTCAAAAATATGAATTCCCAGTTTTACCGCACTAAAAAGCTGATGCCGGATTCCGTGATCGCCAATTTCATCAAAAACACGCGATCAAAATTTTAAAACTTTTTGGTATATCCTAATGAAAAATCATACTGATTTCCCTTGGTTTTAGGCAAATATTCTGTATTATAATACATTGCAGAAATAGAGAAGAGGTTTGTTTTTTTCAGGGCAAAATTATATTCTCCGCCAATTTTGAAAGTTTTCAGTTTATAGATTTCATTTTCCAATAAATTGCTGAGATAACTTTCCGGACTGATTCCGGTTCCGATTTGAAAAGCAAAATAATCCGCAGCTCCTTTGGTATAATAGCGAACCGTCCCCGTATAAGACTGAGAAATATTATCATTATCCGGCGTAATATAAGTCCTTAAATTAAACCAGAAATTCTTGTAATATTTCCCGACCGAGGCGGTATACATCCAAATATTATTGCTGAAGTAAAGTTGTCTGTAGCCTATTTCAGCTTCATAACTTTTCGGAAGATTCGCATTTAAAGAAACACCGCTTCTATATTTCGGAAAGATTCCGACATCATTGGAATAGCCCGCTCCAACATACAGATAAAACATTTTAGACAATTTCGGATAAGCCTCAAGTTCAATCTGAGTACCGCTTGCCGCAAATTTATTGGCATAATTCCCTTTCAGAATCACCGACCCGATTGGCGTAACTCTTTTGTAACTTAGCCCCACGATATGCCAGTCATCATCAAACTGTTTATCAAAATGAGAAAAATTATAGGTAATACCTATGGCATTTTTAGAAGTAAAATCATTTATTTTAATGGAAAGAGCTCTGGCTTCTGTATTTTTAGGATTAATTCGCAGAAGAGTGTTGATTGTTTTTTCCGCCCCCGCATAATCTGAATTATTAAAATCGACTTTCGCCTTCAGCAATAGCAGCGCTTCCGATTGAGGATGGTATTCCAGTCCTTTATTCAGAATTTCTGTTGCTTTTGCATTTTGATCATTCCAATACTCCAGAGAACCGTACGCTATAAAAAAATCTTCATCGTGAACTTCCTTTTTCTGTAGTCCTTCAAAGACCTCTCTTGCAGAACTTAAATCATTGGTCCAGGTATAAAGTCTTCCTAAAAAAACAGAAATATCTGTATAATCCGGCGCTTTTTCCAATGCTGCCTTTGTAAGTTTAATGGCGGTGGGATAATCTTTCTGTTCAAAAGCTGCGTTCCGGGCTTCAACGAACAATTCATCAGCACTTAAACTTTGTTGGCTGTAGGCTGCAAAATGAAATAACAATAGCATTAAAAAACCAAGATATTTTTTCATCAAATTTTAAATAAAGGTTAAAAGAGATATTTTACATAAATTCAAAGAACAAATATATTGAACTTTTATTTAGTTATGCTTAATAATAAAAAGGTCAAACTTCTATTTTTCATTATTCAAAATGGTTTTATGCCCACAATTTAAAGACAGTAACTCACATTTAAGGCAATAAAAAAGGTAAACCCATTTTTTTTAAACCAGGAAATAACCGGAAAATATTGGCTTAATTTTCGCTTTTAATTTATAAACTGTTAATGAAAAACCCTACTTTTATTCGCCTCACCGACAAAGGAATATACTGCATTCCGGGTAAATTCTACATTGATCCCTGGAAACCCGTTGATCTGGCCGTAATTTCTCACGGGCATGGTGACCACGCACGTTGGGGAATGAAAAAATATTTGTGCCATCAATTTACGAAGCCCATTTTAAAACATAGAGTTGGGCAAGATATTGAAATTCAAACGGTGGAATATCGACAGGAAATTATTATTAATGGAGTGAAAGTTTCCTTACATCCTGCCGGACATATCATCGGATCAGCGCAGATCAGAATGGAGTACAAAGGGTATGTGATTGTCTTTTCCGGAGATTATAAAACAGACGACGACGGATTGTCTACGCCTTTTGAATTGGTTAAGTGCCACGAATTTATCACAGAAAGTACTTTTGGATTACCAATTTATAACTGGTTAAAACCGCAGGAATATTCAGAATTAATGCAAAACTGGGTTCAACAAAATCGTGAAAACGGTAAAACGTCCGTCTTCATCGGTTATTCTTTAGGAAAAGCCCAACGGATTATGAAATCCATCGAAGGCAGCGGAAAGATTTTCGTTCATCAGTCGATCGGCAAACTCAATGAAGGAATAGAATCTGTGGGAATTCATTTACCTGAATATGAAACGCTGAATTTTCAGGAGAGTTTAAAATCAACCGATGGCGAAATCGTGATTTTACCGCCCGCATTATTTGATTCCAACATCATTAAAAAAATACCGAATCGTGCCACCGCGATCTGTTCCGGCTGGATGCAGGTTCGGGGTTCCAGAAGGTGGCGCTCCGCCGACGCCGGATTTGCAATTTCCGATCACGCAGACTGGAACGGATTAATTGAAACCGTGAAAGCCACCGAAGCCGAAAAAGTATATGTCACCCATGGACAAATCGCCATATTTTCTAAATATTTAAACGAAATTGGAATCAATGCCGTAGAATTAAAAACCATTTTCGGAGATGAAGAAACCACCGAAAAAGAACTCCTAGAAACTAAATGAAAGATTTTGCCCAACTCATCAATGCGCTCGACAGCACCAACAAAACAACCGCGAAAGTAGAGGCGATGGTTTCTTACCTGAACACCGCAAATGCCAATGACAAGTTGTGGTTCCTGGCTTTATTTACCGGCAAAAGACCGAAAAGACCGGTAAACACCAATCTTTTAAAGCAATGGGCTTTAGAAATCACGCAACTTCCGGAGTGGCTTTTTGTAGAATCGTATGCTGCCGTGGGCGATTTGGGCGAAACATTATCACTGATCCTTCCCAACGCCGAAAACCAAACCGACAAACCGTTAACACAATGGATGACCGAATTGAATGCCTTAAAAGACCAAACCGATGATGAAAAGAAAAAGTATGTCCTGGAATCCTGGAACGGTTTGAATCATGTGGAACGATTCATCTTTAACAAATTAATTGGCGGAAGTTTTCGAATCGGAGTTTCTAAAAAACTGTTGATCAATGCACTGTCAAAATATTCCGGTGTTGAAACCAATATTCTGATGCACAGCATTATGGGAAAATGGAAAATTGACGAAGAGAATTTTGACGATTTAATCCTGGGAACCCATATCAATCCGGATGCTTCCAAACCTTATCCTTTTTGTCTGGCATATCCTTTAGAAAAAGAAATTCAGGAATTGGGCAACCGAAAAAACTGGCAGGCAGAATTTAAATGGGATGGCATCCGCGGACAGTTCATCAGGCGAAATGAAGAAATATTTATTTGGTCGCGCGGCGAAGAATTGGTCACAGAACAGTTTCCCGAAATTGTTTCCGCGTTAAAAGAAGTGGAAGGTAATTTTGTAATCGATGGTGAAATTCTCGTGGTGAAAGACGACAGAGTTCTTAATTTTAATGAACTGCAGAAGCGCCTGAACCGAAAAACAATTCCTAAAAAAATGCTGGAAGAACTTCCGGTTCATATTTTTGTTTATGACATTTTGGAACTGGAATTTGAGGATCTCAGAGAAAGGTCTTTGTCCGAAAGACGACTGCTTTTAGAAAATTTACTTGCAGATTCCCCAGTCCAGAATATTAAAATATCAGAAATCATTCATACTGAAACGTGGGAAGAATTAGCCCAAATCAGGGAAAACTCTCGGGACAATAATTCTGAAGGTTTAATGTTAAAAGAGACAAATTCCCGATATCATGCCGGCAGAAAAAAAGGCGACTGGTGGAAATGGAAAGTCAGTCCTCTCACGATTGATGCGGTATTAATTTACGCTCAAAAAGGTTCCGGCCGCCGAAGCAGCTATTATACTGACTATACTTTTGCAGTAAAAAATGATGATAAACTCGTCACCATCACGAAAGCTTATTCAGGTTTGACAGACAAAGAAATTATGGAAGTCAGCAAATTTGTGAACAAAAACGCCATCGAAAAATTTGGGCCGGTCCGAACTGTAAAACCTGAACTGGTTTTTGAAATCGCTTTCGAAGGAATCGGTTTCAGCAGCCGGCATAAAAGTGGCGTGGCATTGCGGTTCCCGCGAATCGTCCGTTGGCGCCGGGATAAAACAGCCGACGAAATTGATGACCTTGAGGAAATTAAGAAACTGATTACTTAATTTTTAAAACCCCGAAAGACCTCATAATTTTTTAATATAATTTTGTTAAAAAGTAAGACGTATGGTACCATTAAAAAAAAAAAATTCGTTTATTTTAATAGTGAAAAACAGTAGTGAAACTGGTGTTTCAAAATATATTTAAATTCTGAATGACCGAAAAATTTAAAAATTCCACAGGTTTCCAGATCATCGAAAAATGGATGGAAGACAAAGACCGCGAACCCTTTGGTTTTCAGTCTGAAACGTGGTATAAATTTTCCCAGAATTATTCGGGAATGGTGATCGCGCCAACAGGTTTTGGAAAAACATTCTCGGTTTTTTTAGCCGTCGTCATCGATTATATGAACAATCCGGACCATTACAAATCCGGCATGAAACTTCTGTGGATTACGCCACTGCGCGCCTTAGCAAAAGATATTGCAAAAGCGATGAGCGAAGCTTTGGAAGAAATCGGATTAGACTGGGAAGTTGCCGTGAGAAATGGTGATACGCCAAAAGAAATTCGGGCGAAGCAGACCAAAAAAATGCCTGATATTTTGATCATAACGCCCGAAAGTCTGCATCTGCTTTTAGCCCAAAAACAACACCAGAAATTTTTCAAAAATCTTCAGTGCATCGTTGTTGATGAATGGCATGAGTTGCTGAGTTCGAAACGAGGCGTGATGACCGAACTGGTCGTTTCACGGATTTTTAGTTATCAGAAAAAATTAAAAATATGGGGAATCACGGCAACCATCGGAAATCTGGACGAAGCCATGGAAGTCCTCATTCCCTACCCGATTAAAAAAACTAAAATTGTTGCCAAAGAAAAAAAGAAAATCGAAATCAAATCTATTTTCCCCGATGATGTCGAAGTTTTGCCTTGGGCCGGACATTTAGGAACGAAACTCGCTGATAAAATAATTCCTATTATTCTGGAAAGTCAAACGACTTTGGTGTTTACCAATACCCGA
Encoded here:
- a CDS encoding response regulator; the protein is MKQYPIPDNEKERIEKLKFLDLLDLEKDPELNVFAEGASLIADCPVSLIAIMAEDSQHINSCVGLQFDSVNRQDTMCQYVIADKEILIIHDTLLDERSSHNALIIEAGIRFYLGIPLIDDEGFVLGTLCVIDYQPKKLSENQIITLQKMGEAVTKLLINKKKNVQADYFQQIFHITNNLVCVLDSDFKLKDPNPAFEEAFNQKKESTLRQSLVNILGHHNTELKALAGTFPRKDEVLCTTSTVTDLQNTITVEWSFKQNDSDIFCFGRNITSQIEQNLKRENSEKRFRNFFQNAIGLMSMHDLQGNILDVNQKGRELLNYSEKEIKGLNLKDLVPQANWPSLNDYLTRIAANKEDLGNMLLQKKNGEEVIWMYHNTLETDEEGNPYIMSTALNVTEKMTLEKDLIYANKILEQTGDVAQVGGWEVNLRKNTVYWSQSVKEIHKVQPDFVPTLDNAVEFYTGENNKKLNFLLQEAIQKGISYDDELQLLRTDGVLIWVRVKGVPEFDNGVCTKVFGIIQDIDASKKTFLELAEKEAMLQSFIKYTPASVAMFDRKLNYLAVSKSWEKEFYMDDLEIIGKHIYTISPHIPEERSKIYLDALIGKTYKNENLQIKLAGHDEPQNYDIEVSPWYLSEDNIGGIVVSAKNITDYIKVNKNLKKAKKMADIASRAKSEFLSNMSHEIRTPLNGVIGFSDLLLKTPLNQMQTQYLNYINESGESLLNIINDILDFSKIESGKMELLEDKSNIYNMVSQVMNVILYQSQRKDIELLLNIEQGLPKTLWLDESRIKQVLINLLGNAVKFTDSGEIELKVEKLKIGNENITLRFAVRDTGIGIPSEKQYRIFDAFTQEDSSVSKKYGGTGLGLTISNNILKYMDSHLSLSSELQKGSIFYFDLTVPYETESFDEEEDLNIDHILIVDDNENNRIILQHMLAYKNIRSTLAANGMEALHILMTGERFDVILMDYHMPLISGLETIEKIKELFNKKDELSPLIVLHTSSEEHEVINSFRQDEKSFCLLKPIKSEELYTTLRRAVKNKFKQTEELNNSRENKQSLFPDALNVLLVDDNPVNMVLNNKMMQSLIPQAHLTEMVDGLQALNACKNNTFDLILMDVQMPVMDGIEATKQIRLLPQYKEVSIIGITAGNILGEKEKCLAAGMTDFLPKPLRQADLLEKLVQHVALHENEQPNKIVEHDQHLDLHLLNEQVGEDEKFRIMFLHLVLQELTLSQEKLKNAIRENDINDLKKTLHKLKGTAGTAGLFKLAEISANWENKIEKPSDYDSLEKEIKIEIAIGLDLMKGLLN
- a CDS encoding response regulator transcription factor codes for the protein MLILIAEDDELILKTIEHKLLKEGYEVILSRNGREAIDNIQNKNVDLIITDIMMPFASGIEILSAIKSTGKKTPVIMLSSMGQEEVVLNAFDLGASDFIVKPFSPNELMLRIKRLISK
- a CDS encoding HEAT repeat domain-containing protein: MLFLDISLHFLFDTFLGILLIVFLLILGVLYYSFYLFKKLIDLINWSQEIDYKVTQVIVHGSDELEKTDADRFSQFSNNSSFRDLFLEKLVDSEKKFSGAAQNEINKLFQDYNLEKEAFEKLDQKKPYLIAGGIQELTSMRVETAVPKINSLLTHSSSLVYQEAQYAMVSFKGFDGLQFLDTASNMISEWQQLRLLLSVSHIPENGDDSFKNWLRSENNSVIIFTLRLARKFQMLSFYSEILNLLDHSSEQVRIQAVQTLQSLENPSTVNDLTASYTNQTPDVQVEIIKVLKIAKDQRAVVFLKKQLIDHPFPKLKIFAAEALFSLGHETFLMSLAENESSPEQLIQIIKHSMQEKVC